One genomic segment of Rivularia sp. PCC 7116 includes these proteins:
- a CDS encoding MFS transporter has product MGVNLQTVNSIKSNIWKLYILKGLEFAWFPIPVIILFYENNGLSFEESLLLKTILSLSIFIFEIPSGYFADIFGRKACLVSGGLVWTLGLLFYCFQTGFTAFAIAEILSGIAGSLISGANTALGFDSLVEINQEQSYRHIEGRLGAIAGVSEAICGLVGGLVAAINLVYPFYLQTICILLYFLIALTLVEPNLHQSSINPSQAGNNKNTRQAINHREIWEAIRLSLLVNKKVKWLILFSANFGIATFLAVWLSQADMQSRGLAVSSFGFAWAAFHFILSFASFKATSIENIFGTKKVFLGLVILLGLSYIFLGLINQVWGIIFIALIYFSRGVRSPLVLNCINQNLPSSIRATALSINSFMFRLGFVAIAPVVGWITDTYNLDTALYLIGFIFIGFGVFCWQKLVEVEVF; this is encoded by the coding sequence ATGGGTGTAAATCTCCAAACCGTTAATTCAATCAAGTCTAATATATGGAAGCTTTACATATTAAAAGGATTGGAGTTTGCTTGGTTTCCAATTCCGGTGATTATTCTTTTTTATGAAAATAATGGTTTATCGTTTGAGGAGTCTTTGCTGTTAAAAACGATTTTATCGCTATCAATATTTATATTTGAAATACCTTCTGGTTACTTTGCAGATATTTTTGGTAGAAAAGCTTGCTTAGTTTCAGGGGGATTAGTTTGGACATTGGGATTATTGTTTTACTGCTTTCAAACTGGTTTTACAGCATTTGCGATCGCGGAAATTTTATCGGGTATTGCTGGTAGTCTTATATCTGGTGCAAATACAGCTTTGGGATTCGATAGTTTAGTTGAGATAAACCAGGAGCAAAGTTATCGTCATATAGAAGGAAGACTCGGAGCGATTGCGGGAGTTTCAGAAGCAATTTGTGGTTTGGTAGGGGGTTTAGTAGCTGCAATCAATTTGGTTTATCCTTTTTACTTACAAACGATTTGTATATTGTTGTATTTCTTGATTGCTTTAACTTTAGTTGAACCAAATTTACATCAATCTTCAATTAATCCCTCTCAAGCCGGGAATAATAAAAATACTAGACAAGCAATCAACCATCGGGAAATCTGGGAAGCAATCCGTTTATCATTGTTGGTGAATAAAAAAGTCAAATGGTTGATTTTATTTTCAGCAAATTTTGGAATAGCTACCTTTCTAGCTGTTTGGCTATCTCAAGCGGATATGCAAAGTCGCGGTTTAGCAGTTTCTAGCTTTGGATTTGCTTGGGCAGCATTTCATTTTATACTGAGCTTTGCTTCCTTTAAAGCAACATCGATTGAGAATATTTTTGGTACAAAGAAAGTATTTTTGGGTTTAGTTATATTATTAGGTTTATCTTATATATTTCTGGGTTTGATAAATCAAGTATGGGGAATTATATTTATTGCTTTGATTTACTTTAGTCGAGGTGTTCGTAGTCCGTTAGTATTAAACTGTATTAACCAAAATCTTCCCTCATCAATTAGAGCTACAGCACTTTCTATAAATAGCTTTATGTTCCGCTTGGGTTTTGTTGCGATCGCTCCAGTCGTTGGATGGATAACAGATACCTATAATTTGGATACAGCTTTATATTTAATTGGTTTTATTTTTATTGGTTTTGGAGTCTTTTGCTGGCAGAAATTGGTTGAAGTGGAAGTTTTTTGA
- a CDS encoding NAD(P)H-quinone oxidoreductase subunit 4 → MMAEHFPWLTAIVLFPLVASAFIPFIPSKSGNRVRWYATGVGMADFLMMCFAFWRNYDASSASFQLAESYAWVPQLGFNWAVSVDGLSVPLVLLAGFVTTLAMFSAWQVDRRSHLFYFLMLVLYSAQIGVFVAQDLMLFFIMWEVELVPVYLLVNIWGGKNRRYAATKFILYTAAASIFILVAAIAMALYGGDNVTFDIAALATKDYSLGFELLLYAGLLIAFGVKLAIFPLHTWLPDAHGEASTPVSMVLAGVLLKMGGYGLIRLNLELLTEAHIYFAPVLATLGVINIIYGALNSFAQTHMKRRLAYSSVSHMGFVLLGIASFTDLGINGAMLQMISHGLIASVLFFLAGVTYDRTHTMKMDEMGGIGQVMPKVFALSTIGAMASLALPGMSGFISELSVLIGVSTSDIYSSTFCIVTVFLASVGIILTPIYLLDLLKQVFYGEGKVVCDIDNKKFENLEAEGTACFGTDCVLPGESVYRDASAREVFIAACFLVLIIGIGFYPKAAMGIYDAKTVAVNAQVRESYAQIAESNPGVYARGNVTPEIAKAEVVPVLGTVK, encoded by the coding sequence ATCATGGCGGAACATTTTCCTTGGCTAACCGCGATAGTTTTATTTCCACTTGTTGCTTCTGCGTTCATTCCGTTTATACCGAGTAAAAGTGGTAATCGCGTGAGATGGTATGCCACCGGAGTAGGGATGGCAGATTTTTTAATGATGTGCTTTGCCTTTTGGCGGAATTACGATGCAAGCAGTGCAAGTTTTCAACTAGCGGAGAGTTATGCTTGGGTACCTCAGTTGGGTTTCAACTGGGCTGTTTCCGTCGATGGTTTGTCTGTGCCTTTGGTGTTATTAGCGGGTTTTGTGACGACGCTGGCTATGTTTTCGGCATGGCAAGTTGACCGCAGGTCGCATCTATTCTACTTTTTAATGTTGGTGCTGTATTCAGCACAGATTGGGGTATTTGTTGCCCAGGATTTAATGTTGTTCTTTATTATGTGGGAAGTTGAACTAGTTCCCGTATATTTACTGGTCAATATTTGGGGCGGTAAAAACCGACGTTATGCAGCAACTAAGTTCATACTCTACACCGCAGCCGCTTCTATATTTATTTTAGTTGCCGCGATCGCAATGGCTTTGTATGGTGGCGATAATGTAACTTTTGATATCGCAGCTTTGGCAACGAAGGATTATTCGTTAGGTTTCGAGTTGCTGCTTTATGCAGGATTACTAATTGCATTCGGCGTTAAGTTAGCAATCTTCCCCTTGCATACATGGTTGCCAGATGCTCACGGTGAAGCTTCGACTCCCGTATCAATGGTTTTGGCTGGTGTGTTGTTGAAAATGGGTGGATATGGATTAATTAGACTTAATTTAGAATTGCTCACCGAAGCACACATTTACTTTGCACCAGTTTTAGCCACCCTGGGAGTAATTAATATAATTTACGGTGCCCTAAATTCCTTTGCTCAAACTCATATGAAGCGACGTTTGGCTTACTCGTCAGTTTCTCACATGGGATTTGTACTGTTAGGAATCGCTTCGTTTACAGATTTGGGAATTAACGGAGCAATGTTACAGATGATTTCCCACGGTTTGATTGCATCGGTATTATTCTTCTTGGCTGGGGTAACTTACGATAGAACCCATACAATGAAGATGGATGAAATGGGTGGAATTGGACAAGTAATGCCGAAAGTATTCGCATTATCTACGATTGGAGCAATGGCTTCTTTAGCGCTTCCGGGAATGAGCGGATTTATCAGCGAGCTTTCTGTATTAATTGGTGTTTCCACCAGCGATATTTATAGCTCAACTTTCTGTATCGTGACGGTTTTCTTAGCTTCGGTAGGGATTATCTTAACTCCGATTTATTTGCTTGATTTATTGAAACAGGTATTTTACGGGGAAGGGAAAGTTGTTTGCGACATTGATAATAAGAAATTTGAGAATTTAGAAGCAGAAGGTACAGCTTGTTTCGGTACCGATTGCGTTTTACCAGGTGAATCAGTTTATAGAGATGCCAGCGCTCGGGAAGTATTTATTGCCGCTTGTTTCTTAGTGTTGATTATCGGAATTGGGTTTTATCCTAAAGCTGCGATGGGGATATATGATGCAAAAACGGTAGCTGTGAATGCTCAAGTTAGAGAATCTTATGCTCAAATAGCTGAAAGTAATCCTGGTGTTTATGCAAGAGGAAATGTGACACCTGAAATTGCGAAAGCGGAAGTTGTTCCGGTTTTAGGGACTGTGAAATAA